Proteins encoded within one genomic window of Arachis ipaensis cultivar K30076 chromosome B08, Araip1.1, whole genome shotgun sequence:
- the LOC107612612 gene encoding phosphatidylinositol 4-phosphate 5-kinase 1-like, with protein sequence MQETLLTVSEQLHTTKKKKSDEEEDNEEGDDVIELVVLPPPCRPPRVPPGSRRVTPAVTFSDSGLSSVVRSLPNGDLYAGTLTGNVPDGAGKYLWSDGCIYEGEWCDGKASGKGRFSWPSGATYEGEFSDGKMHGTGTFVGADGDTYKGSWLSDKKHGFGEKRYANGDVYEGSWTHNLQEGEGKYVWRNGNEYIGEWKNGAICGKGVLVWKNGNRYEGFWENGIPKGKGVFTWRDGSTCSGNWGKEFVSDEERCRSRRRSVEMVVKKRVSVDGGLGGRSVSFPRICIWELDGEAGDITCDIVDNVEASMFYKDWSEFESGGSNGSGDDGGWNLQRSPCLVDGDVKKPGNTVSKGHRSYDLMLNLQLGIRYSVGKHASGRRELRPGDFDPKEKFWTRFPLEGSKFTPPHQSVDFRWKDYCPMVFRHLRELFAIDPADYMLAICGNDTLREMSSPGKSGSLFYLTQDDRFMIKTLKKAEVKVLIRMLPSYYQHVCQYKNSLVTKFLGVHCVKPVGGQKTRFIIMGNVFCSEYRIHKRFDLKGSSHGRTTDKPEEEIDETTTLKDLDLNFVFRLEQSWFQELICQLDRDCEFLEAEGIMDYSLLIGLHFRDDYSVEEMKSSKDELCSGKRDMQNDEVQDMKWVPIGRGPLIRLGTNTPARAERVCKARLDQLQHTGSGSINPTPPESSGEISDVILYFGIIDILQDYDITKKLEHAYKSLQVDSSSISAVDPKLYSKRFRDFIHRIFVEDK encoded by the exons ATGCAGGAAACACTTCTCACTGTGTCTGAACAGCTTCACACtacaaagaagaagaaatcagACGAAGAAGAAGATAATGAAGAAGGAGATGATGTCATCGAGCTCGTGGTGCTTCCTCCGCCGTGCCGGCCGCCGCGAGTACCTCCAGGGTCACGGCGTGTGACGCCGGCCGTCACCTTCAGTGACTCCGGTTTGAGTTCTGTAGTCAGATCGCTACCGAACGGTGACCTCTACGCTGGAACCCTAACTGGGAACGTCCCCGACGGCGCCGGAAAATATCTCTGGTCGGACGGTTGCATTTACGAAGGGGAGTGGTGCGACGGAAAAGCCTCCGGCAAGGGACGGTTCTCGTGGCCGTCGGGAGCAACCTACGAAGGTGAGTTCTCCGACGGAAAAATGCACGGCACTGGAACATTCGTCGGAGCTGACGGGGACACGTATAAAGGATCATGGCTCTCCGACAAGAAACACGGCTTCGGCGAGAAACGCTACGCTAATGGTGATGTCTATGAAGGTTCATGGACGCACAATTTGCAAGAAG GTGAGGGAAAGTATGTATGGAGGAATGGGAACGAGTACATTGGAGAGTGGAAGAACGGGGCAATTTGCGGGAAGGGTGTTTTGGTTTGGAAGAATGGGAACAGATATGAAGGGTTTTGGGAGAATGGTATTCCTAAAGGGAAAGGTGTGTTTACCTGGCGTGATGGGAGCACGTGCTCCGGAAATTGGGGGAAGGAGTTTGTGAGCGACGAAGAGAGGTGTAGGAGTAGGAGGAGGAGTGTGGAGATGGTAGTCAAGAAGAGGGTCTCTGTTGATGGTGGTCTTGGTGGGAGGAGTGTGAGTTTTCCAAGGATTTGCATTTGGGAGCTTGATGGTGAAGCTGGGGATATAACCTGTGATATTGTGGATAATGTGGAGGCTTCTATGTTCTATAAAGACTGGAGTGAGTTTGAGAGTGGTGGCAGCAATGGCAGTGGCGATGATGGTGGTTGGAACTTGCAGAGGAGTCCTTGTTTAGTTGATGGGGATGTGAAGAAACCTGGTAACACTGTGTCTAAAGGGCATAGGAGTTATGATTTGATGCTTAACCTTCAATTGGGTATAAG GTACTCTGTTGGGAAGCATGCTTCAGGACGGCGAGAGCTTAGGCCGGGAGATTTTGATCCTAAGGAGAAGTTCTGGACAAGATTTCCACTAGAAGGGTCTAAGTTCACGCCCCCGCATCAATCCGTAGACTTCAGGTGGAAAGATTACTGCCCCATGGTGTTCAG ACATCTAAGGGAATTATTCGCCATAGATCCTGCGGATTACATGCTTGCTATTTGCGGCAATGACACACTTAGAGAGATGTCTTCCCCTGGAAAAAGTGGAAGCTTGTTTTACCTCACTCAAGATGACCGGTTTATGATCAAGACCTTGAAGAAGGCTGAAGTCAAG GTACTCATCAGGATGCTTCCAAGTTACTATCAACATGTTTGCCAGTACAAGAACTCCCTGGTCACGAAATTTCTTGGTGTTCATTGCGTCAAACCTGTTGGAGGTCAGAAG ACTCGCTTTATTATAATGGGCAATGTATTTTGTTCGGAGTATCGGATTCATAAGCGGTTTGATCTCAAAGGATCTTCTCATGGTCGTACTACGGATAAACCCGAGGAGGAGATTGATGAGACAACCACTCTCAAAGACCTTGATCTTAACTTTGTCTTTCGCCTGGAACAATCTTGGTTTCAAGAGCTTATATG CCAACTTGATAGAGACTGTGAGTTCCTGGAAGCAGAGGGGATTATGGATTATAGTCTTCTAATTGGTCTTCATTTCCGTGACGATTACTCAGTTGAGGAAATGAAGAGTTCAAAAGATGAGTTGTGTTCAG GCAAGAGAGACATGCAAAATGATGAGGTGCAGGATATGAAATGGGTTCCCATAGGCCG GGGACCTCTAATCCGGCTAGGAACGAACACACCTGCGAGAGCTGAGAGAGTATGTAAAGCTAGATTGGATCAGCTTCAGCACACAGGTAGTGGAAGCATTAATCCTACCCCTCCAGAGAGCAGTGGCGAGATATCtgatgtaattctctactttggTATCATTGACATTCTCCAAGATTACGATATCACCAAAAAACTAGAGCATGCATACAAGTCACTACAAGTGGATTCTTCCTCTATCTCGGCCGTTGATCCAAAGCTATACTCTAAAAGGTTTAGGGATTTCATACACAGAATCTTTGTAGAGGACAAATGA
- the LOC110265393 gene encoding uncharacterized protein LOC110265393, whose product MELWNVMDLPVFDMGDDQLPEFQYLPPLTDAELFAADVGAPQFQSPSSSNVPLPEFPIGNQQPLPQPLPLPEFAANVPPPQFAADMCGYQQPQAQPETVWSGDENKEFDMAPHQFQSPSEFQSLPLSQLANVGGNQQPQPQLPAEFPVNLPLPEFPAYVPLPQSAADVCGYQQPQAQPEPFWSEDDNKEFELVLAECLPEALKNRWDDVAACLPGKTPAQIQERFQKLITDINLIHNSYINLHHTSIAPAAPHNMPAPPTTLERNPLSLPGTSEQNQPAMTSERKKTVHWTPEEKELFLRGYKELGRKWKRISEDYVKTRTEKQVVSHAQKVLKKLAEQNRRNNIGDES is encoded by the exons ATGGAATTGTGGAACGTGATGGACCTGCCTGTCTTCGACATGGGTGATGATCAACTGCCTGAGTTTCAATATCTGCCTCCATTGACAGACGCAGAGCTGTTTGCCGCAGACGTGGGAGCACCTCAGTTTCAGTCGCCCTCATCCTCAAATGTGCCTCTTCCGGAGTTTCCAATTGGCAATCAACAGCCTCTGCCTCAGCCTCTGCCTCTGCCGGAATTTGCAGCCAATGTGCCTCCGCCGCAGTTTGCCGCTGACATGTGTGGCTATCAACAACCTCAGGCACAGCCTGAGACAGTGTGGAGTGGGGATGAGAACAAAGAGTTCGACATGGCACCACATCAGTTTCAGTCGCCCTCTGAGTTTCAGTCTCTGCCTCTGTCGCAGCTAGCCAATGTGGGTGGTAATCAACAGCCTCAGCCTCAGCTTCCGGCAGAGTTTCCCGTCAATTTGCCTCTGCCGGAGTTTCCCGCTTATGTGCCTCTGCCGCAGTCTGCCGCTGACGTGTGTGGCTATCAACAACCTCAGGCACAGCCTGAGCCCTTCTGGAGTGAGGATGACAACAAAGAGTTTGAATTGGTTCTTGCTGAATGTCTTCCGGAAGCTCTAAAGAACCGGTGGGATGATGTGGCTGCTTGTCTCCCCGGCAAGACCCCCGCGCAGATACAGGAACGCTTCCAGAAGCTCATCACCGACATCAATCTCATCCATAACTCTTATATCAATCTGCATCACACCTCCATTGCACCTGCTGCACCTCACAACATGCCTGCACCTCCCACCACATTGGAACGCAATCCACTCTCCCTCCCCGGAACAAGTGAACAAAACCAACCTGCTATGACTAGTGAAAGAAAGAAAACAGTTCATTGGACTCCAGAAGAGAAAGA GTTATTTCTTAGAGGATATAAAGAATTAGGACGCAAGTGGAAAAGAATTTCGGAAGATTATGTCAAAACAAGAACGGAAAAACAAGTTGTTAGTCATGCACAAAAAGTTCTGAAAAAATTAGCTGaacaaaacagaagaaataacATTGGTGATGAATCATAG
- the LOC107612614 gene encoding translation factor GUF1 homolog, chloroplastic, whose protein sequence is MKPRPKFTESSMAAEICRASPLLSVKTQLFHAPPSPTTTTTTTSRFHTSSHSKTSFFSHRVLNLNASFSAVRRRSSAVTCQANTLFEIDSVAKAGQDRLEKVPVSNIRNFSIIAHIDHGKSTLADKLLQVTGTVHQREMKDQFLDNMDLERERGITIKLQAARMRYLFENKPYCLNLIDTPGHVDFSYEVSRSLAACEGALLVVDASQGVEAQTLANVYLALENNLEIIPVLNKIDLPGAEPDRVIKEIEEVVGLDCSNAILCSAKEGIGIIDILNAIVARIPPPADTSQRPLRALIFDSYYDPYRGVIVYFRVVDGTIKKGDRVYFMASGKDYFADEIGVLSPNQQEVKELYAGEVGYLSASIRTVADARVGDTVTHYGRKADQSLPGYEEATPMVFCGLFPVDADQFPDLRDALEKLQLNDAALKFEPETSSAMGFGFRCGFLGLLHMEIVQERLEREYNLSLITTAPSVVYRVNCVDGDTVECSNPSLLPEPGKRRSIEEPYVKIEMLSPKDYIGSLMELGQDRRGLFKEMKFITENRASITYEIPLAEMVGDFFDQLKSRSKGYASMEYTFIGYRESDLIKLDILINGDSVEPLATIVHRDKAYSVGRALTQKLKELIPRQMFKVPIQACIGSKVIASEALSAIRKDVLAKCYGGDISRKKKLLKKQAEGKKRMKSIGKVDVPQEAFMAVLKLEKEVI, encoded by the exons ATGAAGCCGAGACCAAAGTTTACAGAGAGTTCAATGGCCGCAGAAATTTGTCGCGCGTCTCCTCTCTTATCCGTTAAAACTCAACTTTTCCACGCGCCACCAtcaccaaccaccaccaccaccactaccagcAGATTCCACACATCATCTCATTCCAAAACTTCCTTCTTCTCTCATCGCGTTCTCAATCTAAATGCCTCTTTCTCCGCTGTCCGTCGCCGCAGCTCCGCCGTCACCTGCCAGGCTAACACTCTCTTCGAGATCGACTCCGTCGCAAAAGCCGGCCAAGACCGTCTGGAAAAG GTGCCGGTGTCGAATATAAGGAACTTCAGCATAATTGCGCATATTGATCACGGGAAATCCACGTTAGCAGATAAATTGCTTCAGGTTACTGGTACCGTTCACCAGCGAGAGATGAAGGACCAGTTTCTCGATAACATGGACCTCGAGAGAGAAAGAGGCATCACTATTAAGCTCCAG GCAGCTCGAATGCGGTATTTGTTTGAGAATAAACCATATTGCTTGAATTTGATTGATACTCCAGGGCATGTTGACTTCTCGTATGAG GTTTCTCGGTCACTTGCTGCATGTGAGGGTGCTCTTCTTGTAGTAGATGCTTCTCAG GGAGTAGAAGCACAAACGCTAGCTAATGTTTATTTGGCCTTGGAAAACAATCTAGAAATTATCCCA GTTTTGAACAAGATAGATCTTCCGGGTGCTGAACCAGATCGAGTTATTAAGGAGATTGAAGAG GTTGTGGGTCTGGATTGTAGCAATGCTATTCTGTGCTCCGCAAAG GAAGGAATAGGTATAATTGATATTCTCAATGCAATTGTTGCGAGAATTCCACCACCTGCTGATACATCACAAAGGCCATTAAGGGCTTTAATATTTGATAG TTACTATGATCCATATAGAGGTGTTATTGTATACTTTCGGGTTGTGGACGGGACTATAAAGAAAGGTGATAGAGTCTATTTTATGGCTAGTGGGAAG GATTATTTTGCTGATGAAATTGGAGTTTTGTCTCCGAATCAACAAGAGGTTAAAGAATTATATGCTGGAGAG GTGGGCTACCTGTCGGCGTCAATAAGAACAGTAGCTGATGCCAGAGTGGGTGACACAGTGACTCACTATGGTCGAAAGGCAGATCAATCACTCCCTGGATACGAGGAAGCGACTCCTATGGTGTTTTGTGGCCTGTTTCCTGTTGACGCTGACCA ATTTCCTGATCTACGTGATGCCCTTGAGAAGCTACAACTTAATGATGCTGCACTGAAG TTTGAACCGGAGACTTCAAGTGCCATGGGATTTGGGTTTAGATGTGGGTTTCTGGGTCTTCTCCACATGGAAATTGTCCAG GAAAGACTTGAGAGAGAATACAATCTGAGCTTGATAACTACCGCTCCAAGTGTTGTTTACAGAGTGAACTGTGTAGATGGAGATACT GTTGAATGCTCGAATCCATCTTTACTTCCTGAACCTGGAAAAAGGAGATCAATTGAGGAGCCATATGTTAAG ATTGAGATGCTTTCGCCAAAGGATTATATCGGGTCACTTATGGAACTGGGACAAGACAGAAGAGGATTGTTTAAAGAAATGAAGTTTATCACTGAAAATAGAGCATCAATCACCTACGAAATACCACTAGCGGAG ATGGTTGGTGATTTCTTTGACCAGTTAAAGTCGAGAAGTAAAGGTTATGCTAGTATGGAGTATACCTTTATCGG GTACAGAGAAAGTGATTTAATTAAACTTGACATATTGATAAATGGTGACAGTGTGGAGCCATTGGCTACGATTGTCCACAGAGATAAG GCATATTCTGTGGGAAGGGCTTTGACTCAAAAGCTGAAGGAGCTCATACCACGTCAAATGTTTAAAGTACCAATCCAA GCATGcataggatcaaaagtgattgctAGTGAAGCTTTATCTGCAATAAGGAAGGATGTATTAGCCAAATGTTATG GTGGCGACATTTCGAGGAAAAAGAAGTTACTTAAGAAACAG GCTGAAGGAAAGAAAAGGATGAAGTCCATTGGTAAAGTTGATGTGCCTCAAGAAGCTTTCATGGCGGTCTTGAAATTGGAAAAGGAGGTGATATGA